One Mailhella massiliensis DNA segment encodes these proteins:
- a CDS encoding AMP-binding protein, protein MFGFIVRHLLRLIYRVELRGREHYDAAGPRTLILYNPGSIIDPLLLAALLPDRIALLADRALEHKWWMRPVCALTDTQFFDFSSPAATVSLVHALARNGRCMVFHSGSLGNDPRYARILEAAGVIAEKASATLLPVRIDGAISSMFSYSRHKGRRRWFPRITVSVLEPQKFHPVQGLPPRERRRRMGERLYDIMTELEYRSGMDRRNIMQVLMDAVALSGRRFPIAEDQDRHVLTYGALLLKLSVLGRAFRRLFRGEKRVGFLLPTSLPGLVAFFGLHSAGFVPAMLNFTSGISAVLSCCSTVQLSHVLTSRRFLAMADLTAMEQALKDAGLTLVYLEDVAKNLTLSDKLFGALGAWMRSAPSTPGTEPAAVMFTSGTEGVPKAVFLSHINITSNRYQALSMLTVGAGDKLFNCLPMFHAFGLGICTLLPVLAGVRVFLYPSPLHYRIVPRLFYESQSTIICGTDTFCAGYARYGRPYDFCHARLVIIGAEKMRESTRSVWLEKFGVDLFEGYGATETSPLIAVNTPAYRRAGSVGRIVPGLAFRLRPVPGIDEENTGVLWVKGDNVMLGYMRSAAPGVLEPPADEELTAAFAEGATGDDGAGWYDTGDIVHVDEEGFIFIRGRAKRFAKIGGEMVSLAAVEEALREIWPEAVLGVVSIPDPRKGEQLALVIDTDEVTTSRIAAHFASRGLSPLWTPKRIVSVKQAPLLGSGKFDYRKAKELVMEKG, encoded by the coding sequence ATGTTTGGTTTCATTGTCCGTCATCTGCTCAGGCTCATCTACCGCGTGGAGCTGCGCGGCCGCGAACATTACGACGCCGCCGGGCCGCGCACCCTCATCCTCTATAATCCCGGCTCCATCATCGACCCGCTGCTTCTGGCCGCGCTCCTGCCCGACCGCATCGCGCTTCTGGCCGACAGGGCGCTGGAACACAAATGGTGGATGCGCCCGGTCTGCGCGCTGACCGACACCCAGTTCTTCGACTTCTCCAGCCCTGCGGCCACGGTTTCCCTGGTGCACGCCCTGGCCAGAAACGGCCGCTGCATGGTCTTTCACAGCGGCAGTCTCGGCAACGACCCGCGCTATGCCCGTATTCTCGAGGCTGCGGGCGTCATTGCGGAAAAGGCCAGCGCCACGCTTCTGCCCGTGCGCATCGACGGGGCCATCAGTTCCATGTTCTCCTATTCCCGGCACAAGGGCCGCCGCCGCTGGTTCCCGCGCATCACCGTGAGCGTGCTGGAACCTCAGAAGTTCCATCCCGTGCAGGGCCTGCCCCCGCGCGAGCGGCGCAGGCGCATGGGCGAACGCCTCTACGACATCATGACCGAGCTGGAATACCGTTCCGGCATGGACAGGCGCAACATCATGCAGGTGCTCATGGATGCGGTGGCGCTTTCCGGCCGCCGCTTCCCCATTGCGGAAGATCAGGACAGGCATGTGCTCACCTACGGCGCGCTGCTTCTTAAGCTTTCCGTGCTGGGCCGGGCCTTCCGCCGCCTTTTCCGGGGCGAGAAGAGGGTGGGCTTTCTTCTGCCCACGTCCCTGCCCGGACTTGTGGCCTTCTTCGGGCTGCACTCGGCGGGCTTCGTTCCCGCCATGCTCAATTTCACCTCCGGCATTTCCGCCGTGCTTTCCTGCTGCTCCACGGTGCAGCTCTCCCATGTGCTCACTTCCCGCCGTTTTCTCGCCATGGCCGATCTTACGGCCATGGAACAGGCGCTGAAGGATGCGGGGCTCACGCTCGTCTACCTTGAGGACGTGGCGAAGAATCTCACCCTTTCCGACAAGCTTTTCGGCGCGCTCGGCGCATGGATGCGTTCCGCTCCCTCCACCCCGGGCACGGAACCTGCCGCCGTCATGTTCACTTCCGGTACGGAAGGCGTGCCCAAGGCCGTGTTTTTGAGCCACATCAACATCACCTCCAACCGCTACCAGGCGCTCAGTATGCTCACCGTGGGCGCGGGCGACAAGCTCTTCAACTGTCTGCCCATGTTCCACGCCTTCGGGCTGGGCATCTGCACGCTTCTGCCCGTGCTCGCCGGGGTGCGCGTCTTCCTCTATCCTTCTCCTCTGCATTACCGCATCGTGCCGCGCCTTTTCTACGAAAGCCAGTCCACCATCATCTGCGGCACGGATACCTTCTGCGCAGGCTACGCGCGCTACGGCCGTCCCTACGATTTCTGCCACGCCAGGCTTGTCATCATCGGCGCGGAAAAAATGCGCGAAAGCACCCGCAGCGTATGGCTTGAGAAATTCGGCGTGGACCTTTTCGAAGGGTACGGCGCTACGGAAACCTCGCCCCTCATCGCCGTGAATACGCCCGCCTACCGCAGGGCCGGGAGCGTGGGCCGCATCGTGCCCGGGCTGGCCTTCCGGCTTCGTCCCGTGCCCGGCATCGACGAGGAGAACACCGGCGTTCTGTGGGTGAAGGGCGACAACGTCATGCTCGGCTACATGCGTTCCGCCGCGCCCGGCGTGCTGGAACCTCCGGCCGACGAGGAACTGACCGCCGCCTTTGCCGAAGGCGCCACCGGCGACGACGGCGCAGGCTGGTACGATACCGGCGACATCGTGCATGTGGACGAGGAGGGCTTCATCTTCATCCGGGGCAGGGCCAAGCGCTTTGCCAAGATAGGCGGGGAAATGGTTTCCCTTGCCGCCGTGGAAGAGGCCCTGCGGGAAATATGGCCCGAAGCCGTGCTCGGCGTGGTGTCCATCCCCGATCCGCGCAAGGGCGAACAGCTCGCCCTTGTCATCGATACCGACGAAGTGACCACGAGCCGCATCGCCGCCCACTTCGCCAGCCGCGGCCTTTCCCCGCTGTGGACGCCCAAGCGCATCGTAAGCGTGAAGCAGGCGCCGCTTCTGGGCTCCGGCAAGTTCGACTACCGCAAGGCCAAGGAACTGGTGATGGAGAAGGGCTAG